One genomic segment of Catalinimonas alkaloidigena includes these proteins:
- a CDS encoding aldehyde dehydrogenase has product MSTTTLSKESKDTTANAYFDDKKTFFKSGNTLPYTFRKEQLKKLKAAIVGYEYDIGQALKADLHKPDFEAYTSEVALLHAEVNHTLKHLKKWMKPESVPTSLIHFPSKSKVYKEPLGVSLIIGPWNYPFQLLIAPLIGAIAAGNTVVLKPSELTPHTSKVIEDMISHTFDRKYISVIQGDGAKIVPQLMENHRFDHIFFTGSVPVGKIIAKQAAEKLTPVTLELGGKSPAIVDHTAKLKVAARRIAWGKAFNAGQTCVSPDYLLLEKSIKEEFITHFHNAIEQFYGELHPDHQNYGRILNQKRFDTLIAYLDQGNIMYGGKTDREKLFIGPTLIDNVDMESPIMQEEIFGPILPVLTFSNYQEVIETISINSHPLSLYHFTSDKKNEKLIRKKVQFGGGAVNDTIVHLSNPNLPFGGIGSSGYDAYHGKHSFDTFTHKKSIMRRGTWIDLPVRYAPYTKHKKKLAKLFM; this is encoded by the coding sequence ATGAGTACAACAACACTTTCTAAAGAATCAAAAGATACGACTGCAAATGCCTATTTTGATGACAAAAAAACTTTTTTTAAGTCTGGAAATACGCTACCATACACTTTTAGAAAAGAGCAGCTCAAAAAGCTAAAAGCCGCCATTGTAGGTTATGAGTATGATATCGGTCAGGCGCTAAAAGCTGACCTGCATAAACCTGACTTTGAAGCATACACCAGCGAAGTGGCACTTCTTCACGCTGAGGTCAATCATACATTGAAACATTTGAAAAAGTGGATGAAGCCGGAAAGTGTACCAACCTCTCTCATACATTTTCCCTCAAAAAGTAAAGTGTATAAAGAGCCTTTAGGTGTCAGTCTCATCATTGGTCCCTGGAACTATCCGTTCCAGCTATTAATAGCACCGCTGATTGGTGCCATTGCCGCAGGAAATACAGTAGTACTGAAGCCCTCAGAGCTTACTCCGCACACTTCAAAAGTCATCGAGGATATGATTAGCCATACTTTTGACAGGAAATATATCAGTGTAATACAGGGTGACGGAGCTAAAATAGTACCCCAGCTTATGGAAAACCATCGCTTTGATCATATTTTCTTTACCGGAAGTGTTCCTGTTGGAAAAATTATTGCTAAGCAGGCCGCTGAAAAACTCACACCAGTAACATTAGAATTAGGAGGTAAAAGCCCTGCCATTGTTGACCATACGGCCAAACTCAAAGTCGCTGCACGAAGAATAGCCTGGGGAAAAGCATTCAATGCGGGGCAAACCTGCGTTAGCCCTGACTATCTGCTCCTGGAAAAGAGTATCAAAGAGGAGTTTATTACTCACTTTCATAACGCAATAGAACAGTTTTATGGTGAACTGCATCCTGACCACCAGAATTATGGACGTATATTAAATCAAAAGCGATTTGATACACTCATTGCTTATCTGGATCAGGGTAATATCATGTATGGCGGAAAGACTGATCGTGAGAAATTATTTATTGGGCCTACTCTAATAGATAATGTAGATATGGAAAGCCCGATCATGCAGGAAGAAATTTTTGGGCCAATTCTACCCGTATTGACATTTTCAAATTATCAAGAGGTAATAGAGACGATCTCTATTAACTCTCATCCGCTATCGCTTTACCATTTTACCTCAGACAAAAAAAATGAAAAACTGATCAGGAAGAAAGTTCAATTCGGAGGGGGAGCAGTAAATGATACAATAGTTCATTTAAGTAACCCTAACTTGCCTTTCGGAGGCATTGGCAGTAGCGGATATGATGCCTATCATGGAAAACATAGTTTTGATACTTTTACCCATAAAAAAAGTATTATGAGGCGGGGAACCTGGATTGATCTA
- a CDS encoding VIT1/CCC1 transporter family protein yields MIGQKKPKSEDKLHGANSSLGKLQDYLGEFVYGGIDGSVTTFAVVAGAAGADLGAAVVLILGFANLIADGFSMSVGAYLSTKTQADNYEKHKNIEYWEVEHMPDREVEEVREIYEAKGFEGELLEQVVAKITEDKDRWVDIMMKEELEMTPETKSPWTIGLVTFLSFIVVGLVPLLVYVYNYLQGVDIQHTFMIASILTSFAFIGIGWLKSYVNQTPRFRSIVETLLLGASAAVLAYWVGNVLEKIVN; encoded by the coding sequence ATGATAGGTCAGAAGAAGCCAAAGTCAGAAGATAAGTTGCACGGAGCTAACTCTTCTTTAGGAAAATTGCAGGATTACCTTGGTGAGTTTGTATACGGGGGGATAGATGGAAGCGTCACCACATTTGCAGTAGTGGCCGGAGCAGCAGGAGCGGATTTAGGAGCAGCCGTAGTATTGATCCTGGGTTTTGCCAATTTGATCGCTGATGGCTTTTCCATGTCAGTAGGGGCGTATCTCTCTACCAAAACTCAAGCTGACAATTACGAAAAACATAAAAATATAGAGTACTGGGAGGTAGAACATATGCCCGACAGAGAAGTAGAAGAAGTGAGAGAGATTTACGAAGCGAAAGGATTTGAAGGTGAATTACTTGAACAGGTAGTGGCCAAGATCACCGAAGACAAAGACCGCTGGGTAGATATCATGATGAAAGAAGAACTGGAAATGACTCCCGAGACCAAATCTCCCTGGACGATAGGACTGGTGACTTTTCTGTCATTCATTGTGGTGGGTTTAGTCCCTCTGCTTGTTTATGTTTACAACTATTTGCAGGGTGTAGATATACAACACACTTTTATGATTGCCAGTATTTTGACATCCTTTGCTTTCATCGGGATTGGATGGCTAAAAAGTTATGTCAACCAGACTCCTCGTTTTCGCAGCATAGTGGAAACACTTTTACTAGGAGCTTCAGCCGCAGTTTTGGCCTACTGGGTGGGTAATGTTTTGGAAAAAATAGTGAATTGA
- a CDS encoding NAD(P)-dependent alcohol dehydrogenase, with the protein MKAILFEQYGPPEKVLSLREVEKPSPKHNEVLIKIKATAVNDYDWSLVRGQPYLYRLMFGFLKPKHPISGMELSGIVAEIGADVHNHKVGEAVFGDISEYGFGTFAEYICINKNAVIKQPETISFEEAAALPHASTLALQALRDIGKIEQGQKVLINGGGGGVGTIGLQLAKLYHCHVTGVDAQEKIEMMKSIGFDTTIDYKQINFTKAGEKYDLILDCKTNKSAFSYLSALKVNGRYVTIGGKVGSLIKVLLWSKLINLFSTKKLQVLSLKPNKDLDYICELFREGKIKCEIDGPYALAETPGLIQYFGEGKHKGKVVIKTDSP; encoded by the coding sequence ATGAAAGCCATCCTGTTTGAGCAATACGGACCTCCGGAGAAAGTTCTCTCTTTAAGGGAAGTAGAAAAACCATCTCCTAAACACAACGAAGTCCTGATAAAAATTAAGGCTACTGCGGTCAATGATTATGACTGGAGCCTTGTGAGGGGTCAACCTTATCTGTACAGACTCATGTTTGGTTTTCTTAAACCCAAACATCCTATTTCAGGAATGGAACTTTCGGGTATTGTGGCAGAGATTGGTGCTGATGTCCATAATCATAAGGTTGGCGAGGCAGTATTTGGTGACATATCGGAATACGGTTTCGGGACTTTTGCCGAATATATATGTATCAATAAAAATGCGGTAATTAAGCAACCTGAAACAATAAGCTTTGAAGAAGCAGCGGCCCTTCCGCATGCATCCACCCTTGCTTTACAAGCCCTGAGAGATATTGGTAAAATTGAGCAAGGTCAAAAAGTCCTGATCAATGGCGGTGGGGGAGGTGTGGGAACCATAGGCCTACAATTGGCCAAGCTTTACCACTGCCATGTGACTGGGGTTGATGCTCAGGAGAAAATAGAAATGATGAAATCCATTGGTTTTGATACCACCATAGATTATAAGCAGATAAATTTTACTAAAGCAGGGGAAAAGTATGATTTGATTCTGGATTGTAAAACCAACAAATCCGCTTTTTCTTATTTGAGCGCATTAAAGGTAAATGGCAGGTATGTTACCATAGGAGGTAAGGTAGGTAGCTTGATTAAAGTTTTGTTGTGGAGTAAGCTAATAAATCTGTTCTCAACGAAAAAACTTCAAGTTCTTAGTTTAAAACCCAATAAAGATCTGGACTACATCTGTGAGCTGTTCAGGGAAGGTAAAATTAAGTGCGAAATTGATGGCCCGTACGCCCTAGCGGAGACTCCTGGATTAATTCAGTATTTCGGTGAAGGTAAACATAAAGGTAAAGTTGTGATAAAAACAGATTCACCATGA
- a CDS encoding FG-GAP repeat domain-containing protein encodes MRKMLWSALLLFGIACHNQQTEEKKESNLPGSALALQHCSSCHAYVAPDQLPKEVWEKNVLPAMGFRMGIFEGSHPPDSLFENGKARQLVEDANIYPEEPVLSKVDWEKIVDYYIENAPDSLSASPKEKPMQIGLPHFAYKPSQFSVRPPLCTMVKIIPERSQIAFSDGKDNVSRLVMLNQQMEKQYEVFMPSTPVDYQILNDTAYLTTIGKKAFPTDHAQGTVEKIFSVSQEEKPDRSTMLLEKLQRPVHVSYSDLNLDGRTDILVCDFGNLVGKLAWYENMGGSEYNIRYLKHDPGATLTVVKDIDEDGRPDIIALMAQAREGIFLFKNSPGGFLKAQPLLTFSPLNGSTYFELVDFNQDRHLDILYTCGDNADTSPVLKNYHGIYIYLNDGNFQFKQEWFYPLNGAYKALARDFDQDGDLDIAAISFFPDYAHSPEESFVYLQNGGEMNFTAFSFPESTAGRWMVMDANDIDQDGDIDLALGAFVSFFPEGDTTGLYQRWIEESPSVVLLENTIGN; translated from the coding sequence ATGCGGAAGATGTTGTGGTCGGCGTTGCTGTTGTTCGGCATCGCCTGCCATAATCAGCAGACCGAAGAAAAAAAAGAGAGCAACCTTCCCGGGAGTGCTCTTGCCTTGCAGCACTGTAGTAGTTGTCATGCTTATGTAGCTCCTGATCAACTGCCCAAAGAGGTGTGGGAAAAGAATGTGCTTCCTGCTATGGGCTTCCGCATGGGTATTTTTGAAGGTTCCCACCCACCTGACAGCCTGTTTGAAAATGGCAAAGCACGGCAGCTGGTAGAAGACGCAAATATTTACCCTGAGGAACCTGTACTTTCAAAAGTAGATTGGGAAAAGATCGTAGATTACTACATTGAAAATGCTCCTGATTCTCTTTCTGCATCTCCCAAAGAAAAGCCAATGCAAATAGGCTTGCCGCATTTTGCATATAAGCCTTCTCAATTCTCAGTAAGACCGCCGCTTTGTACAATGGTCAAGATTATTCCCGAACGATCGCAGATTGCTTTTTCTGACGGTAAAGATAATGTAAGCCGCCTGGTGATGCTGAATCAACAGATGGAGAAGCAGTATGAAGTATTCATGCCCAGTACGCCGGTTGATTATCAAATCCTGAACGATACCGCATATCTTACGACTATAGGAAAGAAAGCATTTCCCACTGACCATGCTCAGGGTACAGTAGAGAAAATCTTCAGTGTAAGTCAGGAAGAAAAGCCCGACCGGTCAACAATGCTTCTGGAAAAGCTGCAACGCCCGGTGCATGTCAGTTACAGCGACCTGAACCTGGATGGCAGAACAGATATCCTGGTTTGTGATTTTGGAAACTTAGTAGGTAAACTAGCCTGGTATGAAAATATGGGGGGTAGTGAATATAATATTCGTTACCTGAAACACGATCCAGGGGCAACACTTACTGTCGTGAAGGATATTGATGAAGATGGCAGACCAGATATTATCGCGCTGATGGCTCAGGCGAGGGAAGGAATCTTTTTGTTCAAAAACAGTCCGGGTGGATTTTTAAAAGCACAACCGCTGCTTACTTTTTCTCCCCTCAATGGCTCCACTTACTTTGAGTTAGTGGATTTCAATCAGGACAGACATCTGGATATTCTCTACACCTGCGGTGACAATGCGGACACTTCGCCTGTTCTCAAAAATTATCACGGTATTTATATCTATCTTAATGATGGGAACTTTCAATTCAAGCAAGAGTGGTTTTATCCTCTCAATGGTGCTTATAAAGCGCTGGCCAGGGATTTTGATCAGGATGGTGACCTGGATATTGCCGCCATTTCTTTCTTCCCCGATTATGCCCATTCTCCGGAGGAGAGCTTTGTCTATTTGCAAAATGGCGGGGAAATGAATTTTACTGCCTTTTCCTTTCCCGAATCTACTGCTGGCCGCTGGATGGTAATGGATGCCAACGATATAGATCAGGACGGAGATATTGATCTGGCATTAGGCGCCTTTGTAAGCTTTTTTCCTGAAGGAGATACTACCGGATTGTACCAGAGATGGATAGAAGAGAGTCCTTCAGTAGTTTTATTGGAGAATACAATAGGTAATTGA
- the betB gene encoding betaine-aldehyde dehydrogenase, whose translation MKNIPLYIDNQHYQGSGKSFNNYNPATGEIIHEVSGTSPDDFEKAIASAKRGFKVWSAMSPTERGRILHRASQILRERNDELAHLEMLDAGKPIREALEVDVISGADCLEYYAGIAASLHGDHIQLGGDFAYTRREPLGICAGIGAWNYPIQIACWKAAPALACGNVMIFKPAELTPLTAFKLGEIFTEAGLPDGVFNVIQGDAIVGQMMTGHPDIAKVSITGEVGTGKAVMAASATTLKKVTLELGGKSPIIVFDDADLDEAVFGAMLGNFYTQGEICSNGTRVYVHESVKDAFMDRLIRQTQALKVGDPADPETRVGALISKNHFEKVMQYISLGTEQGAELACGGQQVEVKGCEGGYFVEPTIFVAPEDNLRIVEEEIFGPVMTVLTFSEEEEVLQRANNTPFGLAAGVFTKDLRKAHRMVAGLEAGMCWINTFNINPVEIPFGGYKQSGIGRENGLAAIEHYTQLKTVYVAMDKMVNPF comes from the coding sequence ATGAAAAACATTCCACTATATATAGATAACCAGCACTATCAGGGATCAGGAAAAAGCTTTAACAATTATAATCCCGCCACCGGAGAAATCATTCACGAGGTAAGTGGTACATCTCCGGATGACTTTGAAAAAGCCATAGCTTCAGCCAAACGAGGTTTCAAAGTGTGGTCTGCCATGTCGCCTACCGAAAGAGGACGTATCTTGCACAGAGCTTCTCAGATCCTGAGAGAGCGTAATGACGAGTTGGCACATTTAGAAATGCTGGATGCAGGAAAACCTATTCGCGAAGCCCTGGAAGTTGATGTGATTTCGGGAGCCGACTGCCTGGAATATTATGCCGGAATCGCTGCCAGCCTACATGGGGACCATATTCAGTTGGGAGGCGATTTTGCCTATACCCGCAGAGAGCCTTTAGGCATCTGTGCCGGCATTGGTGCCTGGAATTATCCCATTCAGATCGCTTGCTGGAAAGCGGCTCCAGCACTGGCCTGTGGTAATGTGATGATCTTCAAGCCTGCTGAGCTCACACCACTTACCGCATTTAAGCTTGGAGAGATATTTACCGAAGCAGGTCTGCCCGATGGTGTCTTTAATGTGATACAGGGAGATGCCATTGTCGGCCAGATGATGACCGGGCATCCTGACATTGCCAAAGTATCCATTACCGGAGAGGTAGGCACCGGAAAAGCAGTAATGGCTGCGTCCGCCACCACCTTAAAAAAAGTGACACTGGAGCTAGGAGGTAAGTCACCCATCATCGTTTTTGATGATGCTGATCTGGACGAAGCAGTTTTTGGAGCGATGCTGGGTAACTTTTATACACAAGGAGAGATCTGTAGTAATGGCACAAGAGTGTATGTACATGAATCAGTGAAAGATGCGTTTATGGATAGATTAATCCGGCAAACCCAGGCGCTCAAAGTAGGCGATCCCGCAGACCCTGAGACACGGGTAGGAGCGTTGATAAGCAAAAACCATTTTGAAAAAGTAATGCAATACATCTCCCTGGGTACGGAGCAGGGAGCCGAGCTGGCATGCGGAGGTCAGCAGGTAGAAGTGAAAGGTTGCGAAGGGGGGTACTTCGTGGAACCTACTATTTTTGTTGCGCCTGAAGACAATTTACGCATCGTAGAAGAAGAAATCTTTGGTCCGGTAATGACGGTGCTCACATTTAGCGAAGAGGAAGAAGTACTGCAAAGGGCTAATAACACTCCCTTTGGACTAGCTGCCGGCGTATTTACGAAAGACCTAAGAAAAGCGCACCGTATGGTAGCTGGCCTGGAAGCCGGTATGTGCTGGATCAATACATTTAATATCAATCCGGTAGAAATTCCGTTCGGAGGTTACAAACAATCTGGTATCGGGCGGGAGAACGGCCTGGCAGCAATAGAACATTACACACAATTAAAAACAGTTTATGTGGCCATGGATAAAATGGTCAACCCATTCTGA
- a CDS encoding GMC family oxidoreductase, producing MKYDYIIVGGGTAGVVTAYRLAEKRAGKVLLIEAGISDEKREDVLQLKQWSSLLEGDLDYDFTIAPQKYGNSNMRHSRAKVMGGCSSHNSAIAFQAPDYDFEEWTRLGVENWAPEVVRPFYDKVLEKVNLEQSGSDNACGIAMIKASEQYGIPAQDFEQGNYHHSAGWFSLNKKGGLRHSSSVAYLHPYDQIPEDLTIITETFATKLLIDEHNKVTGVETNKGIFEAEKEVILSGGAFHTPHLLMLSGIGPADHLKEIGVPVVQSLPGVGEHLVDHPEGVIMWESAQPVPEATAQKYEIGIFCKTQKELPIADMMFHFGTEAFDMHTAPAGYPTADQAFSLTPNVMHAKSEGTVRLRSANPQDAPLIDPKYFTDPEGYDIQVMMEGIKIARKIAEQPALKPWIKRELAPGPEVQTDEEIRAYIYKTHNTVYHPAGTCKMGAEEDEKAVTNSSLKVKGIQNLRIADASVFPAITSINPCITCMMIGERCADFILQEK from the coding sequence ATGAAATACGATTACATCATCGTCGGAGGAGGAACTGCCGGTGTAGTTACGGCATACCGTCTTGCCGAAAAAAGAGCAGGAAAAGTATTACTGATTGAAGCAGGTATCTCGGATGAAAAGCGAGAGGATGTATTGCAACTGAAACAGTGGTCCAGCCTGCTGGAAGGGGATCTGGACTATGATTTCACAATTGCTCCACAAAAATACGGCAACAGTAATATGCGTCATAGCCGTGCTAAGGTAATGGGCGGTTGCAGTTCGCATAACTCAGCCATCGCCTTTCAGGCCCCTGACTATGACTTTGAAGAGTGGACGAGGCTAGGTGTAGAAAACTGGGCACCGGAAGTGGTCCGCCCTTTCTACGATAAAGTTTTGGAAAAAGTGAATCTGGAGCAGTCAGGTTCTGACAATGCCTGTGGCATAGCCATGATTAAAGCTAGTGAACAGTATGGTATTCCTGCACAGGATTTTGAGCAGGGAAACTATCATCACAGTGCCGGTTGGTTTTCGCTGAACAAAAAAGGAGGGTTAAGACATTCCAGTTCTGTGGCATATCTGCATCCCTATGATCAGATTCCCGAAGACCTGACCATCATCACGGAAACCTTCGCCACTAAACTTCTCATTGATGAGCATAATAAGGTTACAGGCGTAGAAACCAACAAAGGTATATTTGAAGCAGAGAAAGAAGTCATTCTTTCCGGAGGGGCTTTTCATACTCCTCATCTACTCATGCTTTCCGGTATAGGTCCTGCGGACCATCTGAAAGAAATTGGTGTTCCTGTGGTACAAAGCCTCCCCGGGGTAGGAGAACATTTAGTAGATCATCCGGAGGGCGTAATAATGTGGGAATCTGCCCAGCCGGTGCCTGAAGCTACTGCTCAGAAATATGAAATTGGTATTTTCTGCAAAACACAAAAGGAGTTACCCATTGCTGATATGATGTTTCATTTCGGTACAGAGGCATTTGATATGCATACGGCTCCGGCAGGCTATCCCACAGCTGATCAGGCTTTTTCACTGACTCCTAATGTGATGCATGCTAAGAGCGAAGGCACAGTCAGGCTGCGTTCAGCCAACCCACAGGATGCTCCGCTGATTGACCCTAAGTACTTCACCGATCCTGAAGGCTATGATATTCAGGTGATGATGGAGGGAATCAAAATTGCCCGCAAAATCGCTGAACAGCCCGCATTGAAACCCTGGATTAAACGCGAACTCGCTCCCGGTCCTGAAGTACAGACCGATGAGGAGATCAGGGCGTATATATACAAAACGCATAATACGGTCTATCATCCCGCAGGCACCTGTAAGATGGGCGCTGAAGAGGATGAAAAGGCGGTGACAAATTCCAGCCTGAAGGTGAAAGGCATTCAGAATCTGCGGATTGCTGATGCTTCCGTCTTTCCGGCCATCACCAGCATCAATCCCTGTATCACCTGCATGATGATAGGCGAACGTTGCGCTGATTTTATCCTTCAGGAAAAGTAA